From a region of the Archangium lipolyticum genome:
- a CDS encoding 3-oxoacyl-ACP synthase III family protein: protein MFLHALGHFHPENLITNAFLQDIGLETNDSWILERVGIRTRHTVLPLDYIRATRNRDVRGALEAALYSNAETGRRAALMALQRAGRSVEDVGMVVSGGCSPDECIPAEACRIAEALGIEAPSLDLNAACSSFCAQLHFLAGMRPEVLPDFILVVNPENSTRVVDYSDRSSCVLWGDGTSAALLSPRIPGPWRITQTLLGGSPSGADKVRVPRAGHFTQQGSAVQTFAIKRASETFLTLRTRYLAASPERTPEGLSLIGHQANLRMLEAVQRRTEVSDARHFYNVDQRGNCGASGAPTVLSENWDNPQVGNAVALAVVGSGLTWAGALLERCLAE, encoded by the coding sequence ATGTTCCTCCACGCTCTCGGACACTTCCACCCGGAGAATCTCATCACCAATGCGTTCCTCCAGGACATCGGCCTGGAGACGAATGACTCGTGGATCCTCGAGCGGGTGGGGATCCGCACGCGTCACACGGTGCTGCCGCTCGACTACATCCGCGCGACACGCAACCGTGACGTACGCGGAGCACTGGAGGCAGCTCTGTACTCCAATGCGGAGACGGGCAGGCGCGCGGCGCTGATGGCGCTCCAACGCGCGGGGCGGAGCGTGGAGGACGTGGGGATGGTGGTGTCTGGCGGCTGCTCGCCCGACGAGTGCATCCCGGCGGAGGCCTGCCGCATCGCGGAGGCGCTGGGCATCGAGGCCCCTTCACTGGATCTCAACGCGGCGTGCTCCTCCTTCTGCGCCCAGCTGCACTTCCTCGCCGGGATGCGGCCGGAGGTCCTCCCGGACTTCATCCTCGTGGTGAATCCGGAGAACTCCACCCGCGTGGTCGACTACTCGGACCGCTCCAGTTGCGTGCTGTGGGGTGATGGCACCAGCGCCGCGTTGCTCAGCCCGCGCATCCCCGGCCCCTGGCGCATCACCCAGACGCTGCTGGGCGGGAGTCCCTCGGGCGCGGACAAGGTGCGGGTGCCTCGCGCCGGACACTTCACCCAGCAGGGCTCCGCGGTGCAGACCTTCGCCATCAAGCGCGCCAGCGAGACCTTCCTCACGTTGCGCACGCGCTACCTCGCGGCTTCCCCGGAGCGCACCCCGGAGGGACTGAGCCTCATCGGCCACCAGGCCAACCTGCGCATGCTGGAGGCGGTGCAGCGGCGCACCGAGGTCTCCGACGCGCGCCACTTCTACAACGTGGACCAGCGCGGCAACTGTGGTGCCTCGGGGGCCCCCACCGTGCTCTCGGAGAACTGGGACAATCCCCAGGTGGGGAACGCGGTCGCGCTCGCGGTCGTGGGCAGTGGCCTCACCTGGGCGGGGGCGCTGCTCGAGCGCTGCCTCGCGGAATGA
- a CDS encoding VOC family protein, with translation MALKAQETTYYVENLDQAISFYTQALGFELKLKLDWGYALIAIGGKPAVGLMARHVWRKELGAEEAMAQPRLVLQADDLDAELARLRAAGVRMSQVAGKVGAARSVTFWDPEGNPFFVWHDPNQPF, from the coding sequence ATGGCACTCAAGGCACAGGAGACCACCTACTACGTCGAGAACCTCGACCAGGCGATCTCCTTCTACACGCAGGCATTGGGCTTCGAGCTGAAGCTGAAGCTCGATTGGGGATACGCGCTCATCGCCATCGGCGGCAAGCCAGCGGTGGGCCTCATGGCACGTCACGTGTGGCGCAAGGAGCTCGGGGCGGAGGAGGCCATGGCTCAGCCGCGCCTGGTGCTTCAGGCGGACGACCTCGACGCGGAACTCGCGAGACTGAGGGCCGCCGGTGTCCGGATGAGCCAGGTGGCGGGCAAGGTGGGCGCGGCCCGTTCGGTGACCTTCTGGGATCCGGAGGGCAACCCGTTCTTCGTCTGGCACGATCCCAACCAGCCCTTCTGA